One window of Sphingomonas paeninsulae genomic DNA carries:
- a CDS encoding efflux RND transporter periplasmic adaptor subunit — MSKQDRHSPLDALLDAAPRGAMRHWLSLLVLALAALGTLAFFVRFVTGEDSPYYSAPVEMGNLVPRVSERGQVRGSGEVTVTAAIRGRVTWITGKSDGKVEKGEVLAMLDASQVASAVAIGRSRLLVAQSSLEAAKISTLDASARLARFESVWKRSGGRAPSLNEIEGARVEARRTELGVETARAEVKAAKLQLKDQQTQLASAEVRAPITGTLVMREVQAGQTVTENQPLFTIAAGLAPLTIEVPLTPGQARRSRRALWHRCASIPCPTPRNRPR; from the coding sequence GTGAGCAAGCAAGACAGGCATTCTCCGCTCGACGCGCTGCTCGATGCCGCGCCACGCGGTGCCATGCGCCACTGGCTCAGTCTGCTGGTGCTGGCGCTGGCGGCCTTGGGGACACTGGCATTTTTCGTGCGTTTCGTCACCGGCGAGGATTCGCCATACTACTCCGCCCCAGTGGAAATGGGGAACCTCGTGCCCCGGGTGTCCGAACGTGGGCAGGTGCGCGGCTCGGGCGAAGTCACGGTCACGGCCGCCATCCGCGGGCGAGTCACATGGATTACTGGCAAGAGCGACGGCAAGGTCGAGAAGGGCGAAGTGCTGGCAATGCTCGATGCCAGTCAAGTCGCGAGCGCAGTTGCGATCGGGCGGTCGCGCCTGCTTGTGGCGCAGTCCTCGTTGGAGGCCGCGAAAATATCCACCCTGGATGCCAGCGCACGCCTCGCCCGCTTTGAGAGCGTGTGGAAGCGGTCGGGCGGTCGCGCGCCGTCGCTGAACGAAATCGAAGGCGCACGCGTGGAAGCCCGGCGAACCGAACTCGGCGTCGAAACCGCGCGGGCCGAGGTCAAAGCGGCAAAGCTCCAGCTCAAGGACCAACAGACGCAGCTGGCCAGCGCCGAAGTGCGCGCGCCGATCACGGGCACGCTGGTCATGCGCGAAGTTCAGGCGGGGCAAACGGTCACCGAGAACCAACCGCTGTTCACCATCGCCGCAGGACTCGCGCCGCTGACTATCGAAGTGCCGCTGACCCCCGGCCA
- a CDS encoding RND transporter, translated as MTTKFKTLPLAATGAMLVLASAGCTQPRGVASSPFATTALRQDVPAAPEWWREAGDPVLATLVQQGLAFNQEITCRVSGLRRYDLQVAQEAKWIGARLDHLLGADQKAPAEARANAREERVQRVVVRRAHLARQIALAYVEVRRLQEEVTLRSGLRYQYKDNAEVAQFRREAGLVSAIDGALARSQDQAAEGELGFAQSRLSDAISQLAGMIGDTPEALAGKLGTPGTILTSPIDLLATTDPGNPRRVALADDVAREARLAKALEDARRTVRDARGAYRQGAGEFATLYVAEAAVTAVNLAFVNARASRVMATLDLWSEQDPAWARKGLAPTVAAEPPTKDETITVTADCD; from the coding sequence GTGACGACCAAATTTAAAACACTGCCTCTGGCCGCCACGGGCGCGATGCTCGTTCTTGCGAGCGCGGGATGCACTCAGCCGCGCGGCGTCGCCAGTTCCCCTTTCGCGACGACCGCTCTCAGGCAGGATGTGCCCGCAGCCCCGGAGTGGTGGCGAGAAGCGGGCGATCCGGTTCTCGCGACGCTCGTGCAACAAGGACTCGCTTTCAACCAAGAGATTACCTGCCGCGTCTCCGGGCTGCGGCGATACGATCTTCAAGTCGCACAGGAGGCAAAATGGATCGGGGCGAGGCTGGACCACCTGCTGGGCGCCGACCAGAAGGCGCCGGCAGAGGCCCGCGCCAATGCCCGCGAAGAGCGGGTCCAACGCGTAGTCGTGCGGCGCGCCCATCTGGCTCGGCAGATCGCGCTCGCCTATGTGGAGGTTCGACGCCTTCAGGAGGAAGTCACCCTGCGCAGCGGCTTGCGCTATCAGTACAAAGACAATGCTGAAGTTGCCCAGTTCCGTCGCGAGGCTGGACTGGTTTCGGCCATCGACGGCGCATTGGCGCGATCGCAAGACCAAGCAGCGGAAGGCGAATTGGGCTTCGCGCAAAGCCGCTTGAGCGACGCCATATCGCAACTGGCCGGCATGATTGGCGATACGCCCGAGGCTCTCGCTGGCAAGCTGGGGACGCCCGGCACGATCCTCACCTCACCTATCGACCTGCTGGCGACAACGGACCCCGGCAATCCGCGCCGCGTCGCGCTGGCCGATGACGTGGCGCGGGAAGCCCGTCTAGCGAAGGCCCTGGAGGACGCGCGCCGGACTGTCAGGGATGCGCGCGGAGCCTATCGACAGGGAGCCGGCGAATTTGCCACGCTCTACGTCGCGGAAGCCGCTGTCACGGCGGTGAACCTCGCGTTCGTCAATGCCAGGGCAAGCCGAGTGATGGCGACGCTGGACTTGTGGTCCGAACAAGACCCCGCGTGGGCTCGCAAGGGCCTCGCTCCGACGGTCGCCGCCGAGCCGCCCACCAAGGACGAAACGATCACGGTGACTGCCGACTGTGACTGA